Proteins encoded together in one Persephonella sp. window:
- the lepB gene encoding signal peptidase I — MEKKKKTASDIFKTIAFIVIVVSLIRIFLAQAFNIPSGSMKPTLLVGDFILVNKLVYGDWSIGIPFSGIDFYRYKNRIAKPDRGDIIVFKYPENPKIDFIKRIIGLPGDIVEVKDDIVYLNGKPLKRVKAGYFEEKNAKAVKYVETIPRKYNGKEHSYTVIEIFDGEGKDFGPVEVPEGHYFVLGDNRDNSRDSRFWGFVPDDYIIGQAFVIYFSIDTKSPGIRFNRIGKVLE; from the coding sequence ATGGAAAAAAAGAAAAAAACAGCCTCGGATATATTTAAAACTATAGCATTTATCGTAATTGTTGTTTCTCTCATCAGAATATTTTTAGCACAGGCTTTTAACATACCTTCCGGTTCAATGAAACCGACACTTCTTGTTGGAGATTTTATTCTTGTAAATAAACTGGTTTATGGTGACTGGAGTATTGGGATACCTTTCTCTGGTATTGACTTTTACAGATACAAAAACAGGATAGCAAAACCAGACAGGGGAGACATTATAGTTTTCAAATATCCTGAGAACCCTAAAATAGATTTTATAAAAAGGATAATAGGTCTTCCTGGTGATATTGTTGAGGTAAAAGACGACATTGTTTATCTCAACGGAAAACCTTTGAAAAGGGTAAAAGCAGGTTATTTTGAAGAAAAAAATGCAAAAGCTGTTAAGTATGTAGAAACAATACCAAGAAAATACAACGGTAAGGAGCATTCTTACACTGTTATTGAGATTTTTGATGGTGAAGGAAAGGATTTTGGGCCTGTTGAGGTTCCGGAAGGACATTATTTTGTCCTTGGAGATAACAGGGATAACAGCAGAGATAGCAGGTTCTGGGGATTTGTTCCTGATGACTACATAATAGGTCAGGCTTTTGTTATCTATTTTTCCATAGACACAAAATCTCCAGGCATTAGATTTAATAGAATAGGAAAGGTTTTAGAATAA
- a CDS encoding thermonuclease family protein has product MRYSLPFFVFVLLFTFSYGKEKWKPDRDFVKAKVVKVVDGDTIVVSIPKTTFNNRKTLKNLRFNLRLIGIDTPESKPNRRAKIQSKETDKDVKTIVKLGKKAKTFTKNLVKRYRYVFLEFDLQPQDRYGRLLAYVWLPDGRMLNREIICNGYAYPLTIPPNVKYKDQFLKCFHYAREKRLGLWR; this is encoded by the coding sequence ATGAGGTATAGTTTACCGTTTTTTGTCTTTGTTCTTTTATTCACCTTCAGTTATGGAAAGGAAAAATGGAAGCCTGATCGTGATTTTGTTAAGGCTAAAGTTGTTAAAGTTGTAGACGGTGATACTATTGTTGTATCTATACCAAAAACTACTTTTAACAATAGAAAAACACTTAAAAATTTAAGGTTCAATCTAAGGCTTATAGGAATTGACACCCCTGAAAGTAAGCCTAACAGAAGGGCAAAGATCCAATCAAAAGAAACAGATAAAGATGTCAAAACCATCGTAAAGTTAGGGAAAAAAGCAAAAACATTCACAAAAAATTTGGTTAAGCGATACAGGTATGTATTCCTTGAATTTGACTTACAGCCTCAAGATAGATACGGAAGGCTACTTGCTTATGTATGGCTTCCTGATGGAAGAATGTTAAACAGAGAAATAATATGTAATGGTTATGCTTATCCTCTAACAATACCCCCAAATGTAAAGTATAAAGATCAATTTCTGAAATGTTTTCATTATGCCAGAGAAAAAAGATTAGGACTGTGGAGGTAA
- the purE gene encoding 5-(carboxyamino)imidazole ribonucleotide mutase codes for MKKVAVFMGSKSDLEIMKSCFETLKKFGIPHDVFILSAHRTPDEVAQICKTAEEKYGVVIAAAGYAAHLAGTIAGKVSIPVIGIPIDNSSFKGLDSLLSTVMMPPGVPVATVTTGKAGAINAAVLAAQILGISDPEIREKLHQYKKEMREKVLKANEEAKVYSYEV; via the coding sequence GTGAAAAAAGTAGCTGTTTTTATGGGAAGCAAATCAGATCTTGAAATTATGAAAAGCTGTTTTGAGACCTTAAAAAAATTCGGCATTCCACATGATGTATTTATACTATCAGCCCACAGAACGCCAGACGAGGTGGCACAGATCTGTAAAACTGCCGAGGAGAAATACGGTGTAGTTATCGCAGCTGCCGGATACGCAGCTCATCTTGCAGGAACAATAGCAGGAAAGGTTTCAATCCCTGTTATAGGAATTCCTATAGACAACTCATCTTTCAAAGGTCTGGACTCTCTTTTATCTACTGTTATGATGCCTCCGGGAGTTCCAGTGGCAACAGTAACCACAGGAAAAGCTGGAGCCATTAATGCTGCCGTTTTAGCCGCACAGATATTAGGCATATCTGACCCTGAAATCAGAGAAAAACTACATCAGTATAAGAAAGAAATGAGAGAAAAGGTTCTGAAGGCAAATGAAGAGGCAAAAGTTTACAGCTATGAGGTATAG